One part of the Andrena cerasifolii isolate SP2316 chromosome 4, iyAndCera1_principal, whole genome shotgun sequence genome encodes these proteins:
- the Ppn gene encoding proteoglycan-like sulfated glycoprotein papilin isoform X6, with protein MTATRSTWSSVVLIFIVGLCAHETFAKHHHIKLRHERHRRQHGESYLPSSFLLDTDEPERGTWGPWSSPSSCSRSCGGGVAHQTRQCLDVDDNGYGRCGGASRRFFSCNIQDCAEDATDFRAEQCAEFNNVLFEGVYYNWIPYTGGPNKCELNCMPRGERFFYRHKLSVIDGTPCEPEKNDVCVEGKCMHVGCDMMLGSDVKEDACRKCGGDGSDCNTVSGVFDADDLQVGYLDILLIPKGASNIVVKEIQPSNNYLAIRNASSHYYLNGNWRIDFPRSLKFAGTIFHYSRDPQGFSAPDTITALGSTNEQIYVVLLYQDHNVGVHYEYSIPKRLSHQTDADSYAWITDEFSSCSANCGGGYQSRRVTCVRRRDSQPVDESLCDPQMEPADTEACNVDPCPPVWVEGEWGPCSKHCGEGAEQSREIKCEQVIAGGIPTVVDDSQCVKKVGPKGPTSQECNKDVPCPQFHTGPWKPCDRLCGPGKQTRKVACYKKVDGKIQVLEDEACEAEVPEREKACELRPCAGLDWVTSNWSGCDDKCGLTQETRTAYCATQDGTAYRDDKCDAEKKPELTRECETKEDCHVQWFASQWSSCSAKCGSGVQTRKVFCGTFDDETVKKVPDEKCEVDKRFNDTMNCTAVEECKGEWFAGPWSKCSKPCGGGTMSRKVICMKDNMTVPTSNCDPSMIMFSTEDCNEQPCEEDEVIPVQPEKIKDLTEEEEEDEECEVYEDEDFVTVSSSFASGEDEKSSAMPDVTEANLPSSPDSGSTASDLYDIMLGDAGHSRGDISPGEVGSGDGDNTDFTDFFTNTLEYGTTFEGSGTEETTDESEDFTTVSGITDSLGTTESEATDETVEGSTMDSSEGTTVEGSTAESMTEGSTVSGETEVTESGATEESVATEATTSSDVTSETPESTDSSESTDSSSAESVETEPTGPTESTEPSLTTSSSESESGSTEETVSPVTQATEESTVGMSTEEQSTVSGETTESGATEGTTESEATEPTMSTEVSGTEGSTESGATTESGATEATETTESGMTTETTESGMTETTESGMTTESGMTTESGMTTESGMTTESGMTTESGMTTESGMTTESGETTTEETTVSGETTESGATTESAETTESGVTTESAETTVSGVTETTVSGLTPSTGEEETEMTEKTHISEFWTTVAREGKERKHRVCKVLRKKKTCKTSTFGCCYDGVTAAEGPFDQGCPTPQTCNETKHGCCPDNVSPATGPENQGCPESHCGETLFGCCPDGVTAAEGNDFEGCKKPCNETEFGCCPDNETPASGPDNFGCCNATEFGCCPDGIKAASGADDEGCEEEITSVTPITEEYETTTVQEDCANTTYGCCPDGVSTATGTNFEGCGVINTENCTSSYFGCCPDGVSPALGPNNYRCHMPCEDSTYGCCDDGVTPAHGPNREGCCLSTPYKCCPDNVLAARGPDFYGCGCQYTRFGCCPDNTTAARGPSNEGCGCQYTPHECCPNRFTPATGPNYEGCPCYTYQFGCCPDGITIAKGPHGQGCGCESTEFKCCSDSRTPAKGPNFAGCTCDASKYGCCPDGVEEAQGENFEGCLTVPSTPGAACALERDRGSCRDFTVKWYFDTEYGGCSRFWYGGCEGNDNRFKTQEECKEVCVSPKGKDSCHLPKISGPCEGYFPTWYYDTGRKQCGQFVYGGCLGNANKFKSREECEELCVTPDDLDPCEQTKEPGPCEGNFTRWHFNAESQACEEFRYGGCKANDNNFATEIACHQQCLQPGRRRVKLTDVCVLEKDPGPCHGSVLRWYYDTARQTCSQFIYGGCKGNANRFRTRAACEQRCPVKDSCLLPREEGNCVEKQSRWYFDQSENRCMPFYYTGCGGNKNNFESRDACESDCPPKIEQDICLLPALLGECHNYTQRWYYDSYEQQCRQFYYGGCGGNENNFQAEQDCHNRCQTALTTPAPSTGVEFKPDFCFLPDERGSCSGDEVKWFYDSREGVCKQFRYGGCQSNGNNFNSREECEYRCGDVQDPCTLPKVIGPCNGVDSQYYYDHRTDSCYDFEYSGCQGNKNRFQDRESCEKKCKQKASATEAAPNVTVTMPPPVEGVSKSPICYMTVNSGSCNADITAYYYDPHSQMCQAFLYGGCEGNANRFQTEEQCERLCGRFQGQDTCNLPVEPGDCRGSFQKYYYDSTSRICREFVYGGCEGNANRFSTMAECESICIHHEEPMPPGNDTSISNLSVCKEPVDSGSCTSGFTIKRFYFDEEQQTCRAFIYTGCGGNRNRFKTFESCINTCLGTTNEINVDAGKDTKDPCAEAREECNTVRCPYGKEAFVDSEDCERCRCVDPCRAQICPDGNRCAITLVATKDGTEYKGVCRSITKSGRCPRVSNSTGCEQECITDADCTGEMKCCNNGCGTSCLEPAAEEVPTTSPRPLATSPPVGAEAAAIQEPEEPRVSAQEGGYVTLKCVATGNPRPTITWRKDTTLIGFAENRRRIQLDGSLQIISLYKYDGGTYVCTADNGLGPPVRAEYQLVVTEPQELAATIIGEQSAQLTVTMNSPIALHCYAMGWPRPFVTWWRGDRMLPLSSETYEQDSDYTLVIRSVTLPTLGVYTCQAFNAIGRAASWSVTLQAVGPVYNIRPEYQQYTKYLVQPPRKPTVERPQYPYRPNRTQTPDYQTYAPVHSSRQPHIPTVSPLGGSTSLEPGHSRYRVPVNVSISVGQNQFPEGSDVSIACNVDGYPIPRVSWYKDEDLIQPSNRIQVTEVNRLVISDANREDSGRYRCEANNDYSSAFDSVEIQVAGIFIHPNCQDNTFFAKCDLIVKARYCKHKYYAKFCCRSCTEAGQLPSRGPHLNNVRRRRRHILKSLV; from the exons CATCATATAAAATTGAGGCACGAGCGACACCGCCGACAACATGGGGAGAGCTATCTGCCTAGCAGCTTCCTGCTCGACACGGACGAGCCTGAACGAGGGACCTGGGGGCCGTGGTCGTCGCCCAGCTCCTGCTCCAGGTCCTGCGGCGGTGGAGTCGCCCATCAGACCAGGCAGTGCCTCGACGTAGA CGACAATGGCTACGGCAGGTGTGGCGGGGCATCGAGGCGATTCTTCTCGTGCAACATCCAG GACTGTGCTGAAGACGCGACGGATTTCCGGGCGGAGCAGTGCGCCGAGTTCAACAACGTCCTCTTCGAGGGGGTTTATTACAA TTGGATCCCTTACACCGGCGGGCCGAACAAGTGCGAACTGAATTGCATGCCACGGGGCGAGCGTTTCTTCTACCGGCACAAGCTCTCGGTGATCGACGGAACGCCGTGCGAGCCCGAGAAAAACGACGTCTGCGTCGAAGGGAAATGTATG CACGTTGGATGCGACATGATGCTGGGGAGCGACGTCAAAGAGGACGCTTGCAGGAAATGCGGCGGCGACGGTTCCGATTGCAACACTGTCTCCGGTGTGTTCGACGCGGATGATCTCCAAGTCG GGTACCTCGACATCCTGCTGATACCCAAGGGAGCGTCGAACATCGTGGTGAAGGAGATCCAGCCGTCCAACAATTACTTAG CCATTAGGAACGCCTCCAGTCACTATTACCTGAATGGAAACTGGAGGATAGACTTCCctcgtagcttgaaattcgctGGGACCATATTCCATTATTCGAGGGATCCGCAAGGTTTCTCTGCGCCTGATACCATCACTGCTTTGGGATCCACGAATGAACAGATTTACGTGGTG CTGCTCTATCAAGACCATAATGTCGGGGTGCACTATGAATACAGCATACCAAAGAGGTTGTCGCACCAAACTGACGCGGATAGCTACGCCTGGATCACCGACGAGTTTTCAAGCTGCAGTGCGAACTGCGGGGGAG GTTATCAGTCGAGGCGAGTGACTTGTGTAAGAAGGAGGGACAGCCAACCGGTGGATGAGAGCCTCTGCGATCCACAGATGGAACCAGCTGACACGGAGGCCTGCAACGTGGACCCCTGTCCACCTGTGTGGGTAGAGGGCGAATGGGGTCCTTGTAGCAAGCACTGCGGGGAAGGAGCAGAGCAGAGCAGAGAGATCAAATGCGAGCAGGTCATCGCTGGCGGAATACCAACCGTGGTGGACGATAGCCAGTGTGTGAAGAAGGTGGGACCAAAGGGCCCAACTAGCCAGGAGTGTAACAAAGACGTGCCGTGCCCTCAGTTCCACACGGGACCTTGGAAACCG TGCGATCGTTTATGCGGCCCCGGCAAGCAAACCAGGAAGGTGGCGTGCTACAAGAAAGTGGACGGCAAGATCCAAGTGCTGGAAGACGAGGCTTGCGAGGCAGAGGTTCCAGAGCGTGAGAAAGCTTGCGAGTTGAGGCCCTGCGCCGGACTCGACTGGGTCACCTCGAATTGGAGTGGA TGCGACGACAAATGCGGCCTGACTCAAGAGACCAGGACAGCTTACTGCGCGACCCAGGACGGCACTGCTTATCGGGATGACAAATGCGACGCCGAGAAGAAGCCGGAATTGACGCGGGAATGCGAGACCAAAGAGGACTGCCATGTCCAGTGGTTTGCTTCTCAATGGAGTAGT TGCTCCGCGAAATGTGGGTCCGGCGTGCAAACGCGCAAGGTGTTCTGCGGCACGTTCGACGACGAGACGGTGAAGAAGGTGCCAGACGAGAAGTGCGAGGTCGACAAGAGATTCAACGACACGATGAACTGCACCGCCGTGGAGGAGTGCAAAGGTGAATGGTTCGCTGGACCATGGAGCAAG TGTTCGAAACCGTGCGGCGGCGGCACTATGAGCCGCAAGGTGATTTGCATGAAGGACAACATGACGGTACCGACGAGCAACTGCGACCCGAGCATGATCATGTTCTCGACGGAGGATTGCAACGAACAGCCGTGCGAAGAAG ACGAGGTGATACCAGTCCAACCAGAAAAGATCAAGGATCTcaccgaggaggaggaggaggacgaggaatgcGAGGTGTACGAAGACGAAGACTTCGTAACCGTCTCCTCCAGCTTCGCGTCCGGA GAGGACGAGAAATCCAGCGCGATGCCCGATGTGACCGAAGCGAACCTCCCGAGCTCCCCCGATAGTGGATCCACAGCAAGTGATCTGTACGACATTATGCTCGGCGATGCCGGTCACAGCAGGGGCGACATATCGCCTGGGGAAGTAGGAAGTGGCGATGGGGATAATACGGACTTCACTGACTTCTTCACCAACACCCTGGAATACGGGACCACGTTCGAAGGCAGCGGGACTGAAGAGACGACGGATGAGAGTGAAGATTTCACGACGGTGTCTGGAATCACCGACTCCTTGGGCACCACAGAGTCTGAAGCCACGGATGAAACGGTGGAGGGTTCAACCATGGACTCTTCTGAAGGAACCACCGTGGAGGGATCAACTGCTGAATCGATGACGGAAGGAAGCACGGTGTCCGGTGAAACGGAAGTGACTGAATCTGGAGCGACGGAAGAGTCAGTTGCTACAGAAGCGACAACGTCGAGCGACGTTACATCCGAGACACCAGAATCCACTGATTCAAGCGAAAGCACAGATTCCTCGTCGGCCGAATCCGTGGAAACTGAACCAACCGGCCCGACAGAGTCTACGGAGCCAAGCCTCACGACCTCGTCGTCCGAAAGTGAGAGCGGGTCTACGGAAGAAACCGTTTCGCCCGTCACTCAAGCGACTGAAGAATCAACCGTGGGAATGTCGACAGAGGAGCAGTCAACGGTGTCAGGGGAGACTACGGAATCTGGCGCCACGGAAGGCACGACTGAATCGGAGGCTACGGAGCCAACGATGTCAACCGAAGTGTCAGGCACAGAAGGGTCCACCGAATCTGGAGCTACAACGGAGTCTGGAGCAACAGAAGCGACGGAAACAACGGAATCCGGAATGACAACTGAAACCACTGAATCTGGCATGACAGAGACTACTGAGTCTGGAATGACCACCGAGTCTGGTATGACCACCGAGTCTGGTATGACCACCGAGTCTGGTATGACTACCGAGTCTGGTATGACCACCGAGTCTGGTATGACTACCGAGTCTGGTATGACTACCGAGTCAG GTGAAACGACGACAGAAGAGACGACGGTATCTGGAGAGACGACAGAATCGGGAGCTACAACAGAGTCCGCGGAGACTACGGAATCTGGTGTCACGACTGAATCAGCTGAAACCACTGTGTCTGGGGTTACAGAGACAACTGTCTCTGGATTGACGCCGTCCACGGGCGAAGAGGAGACGGAAATGACCGAGAAAACGCATA TATCTGAATTCTGGACCACCGTCGCCCGAGAAGGCAAGGAGCGCAAGCACCGCGTGTGCAAGGTTCTCAGGAAGAAGAAAACTTGCAAGACCTCCACCTTCGGCTGTTGTTACGACGGAGTCACCGCGGCAGAGGGTCCATTCGACCAGGGTTGTCCAACACCACAGACATGTAACGAGACCAAGCATGGTTGCTGTCCTGACAATGTGTCCCCTGCTACTGGCCCAGAGAATCAAGGATGCCCAGAGTCTCATTGTGGAGAGACACTGTTCGGTTGCTGCCCTGACGGAGTCACTGCTGCTGAAGGCAACGATTTCGAGGGTTGCAAGAAGCCTTGCAACGAGACAGA GTTTGGTTGCTGTCCAGACAACGAAACTCCAGCCAGCGGGCCGGACAATTTCGGATGCTGTAACGCCACCGAATTCGGTTGCTGTCCGGATGGAATTAAGGCAGCTTCTGGCGCAGACGATGAAG GTTGCGAGGAAGAGATCACTTCTGTCACTCCTATCACTGAGGAATACGAGACGACCACTGTGCAGGAAGACTGCGCAAACACGACTTATGGTTGCTGTCCAGATGGAGTTTCAACTGCAACCGGCACGAACTTCGAGGGATGTGGGGTCATCAATACCGAGAACTGCACCTCGTCATACTTTGGCTGCTGCCCTGACGGTGTCTCGCCAG CTCTGGGACCAAACAACTATCGCTGCCATATGCCATGCGAGGACAGCACTTACGGTTGCTGCGACGATGGCGTCACGCCTGCACATGGACCGAACAGAGAGGGTTGCTGCCTGTCGACACCGTACAAGTGCTGTCCGGACAACGTGCTGGCGGCACGTGGACCGGATTTCTACGGTTGTGGCTGCCAATACACAAGATTCGGCTGTTGCCCAGATAATACCACTGCGGCGCGTGGGCCGAGTAACGAGGGGTGCGGCTGCCAATACACGCCCCACGAATGCTGTCCAAATCGTTTCACGCCGGCCACTGGACCGAACTACGAAGGCTGTCCGTGCTACACTTATCAGTTTGGATGCTGCCCCGATGGCATCACTATTGCCAAAGGACCTCACGGACAGG GCTGCGGGTGTGAGAGTACAGAGTTCAAGTGCTGCTCCGACAGCAGAACCCCAGCGAAGGGACCGAACTTCGCCGGGTGTACTTGCGACGCCTCGAAATATGGCTGTTGCCCAGACGGAGTCGAGGAAGCGCAGGGAGAGAACTTCGAGGGCTGTCTCACGGTTCCGTCAACCCCTGGAGCGGCCTGCGCACTCGAAAGGGACAGAGGTTCTTGCAGGGACTTCACCGTCAAGTGGTACTTCGACACGGAATACGGCGGTTGCTCGAGATTCTGGTACGGCGGCTGCGAGGGTAACGATAATCGATTCAAGACTCAAGAGGAGTGCAAGGAGGTGTGCGTATCGCCGAAAGGAAAAG ATTCCTGCCATCTACCAAAAATCTCCGGACCCTGCGAAGGCTACTTCCCCACGTGGTACTACGACACTGGTAGAAAACAGTGCGGTCAGTTTGTCTATGGCGGCTGTCTTGGAAACGCGAATAAGTTTAAGAGTAGAGAAGAGTGCGAAGAGCTTTGCGTTACTCCTGACGATCTTG ATCCCTGCGAGCAAACGAAGGAACCAGGCCCCTGCGAAGGCAACTTCACCAGGTGGCACTTCAACGCGGAATCGCAAGCCTGCGAGGAATTCAGGTACGGTGGCTGCAAAGCGAACGACAATAACTTCGCCACGGAGATCGCATGTCATCAGCAATGCCTGCAGCCAGGAAGAAGACGAG TAAAACTGACAGACGTGTGCGTCCTGGAGAAAGATCCCGGGCCCTGTCACGGCTCTGTGTTGCGCTGGTATTATGACACTGCGCGTCAGACGTGTAGCCAATTTATTTACGGCGGTTGCAAAGGCAACGCGAATAGATTCCGTACGCGTGCTGCCTGCGAGCAGCGCTGCCCTGTAAAAG ATAGTTGCTTGCTGCCGCGCGAGGAGGGTAACTGCGTGGAGAAGCAGTCTCGATGGTACTTTGATCAGTCGGAGAATCGGTGCATGCCATTCTATTATACTGGTTGcggtggaaataaaaataatttcgagtCTAGGGACGCATGCGAGTCTGATTGCCCGCCCAAGATCG AGCAAGACATTTGTCTGTTGCCCGCGCTGCTGGGAGAATGCCACAACTACACTCAGCGATGGTACTACGATTCTTACGAGCAACAGTGCAGGCAATTCTATTACGGCGGCTGCGGTGGTAACGAGAATAATTTCCAAGCCGAGCAGGATTGTCATAACAGGTGTCAGACTGCGCTCACCACGCCTGCTCCATCGACGGGGGTTGAATTTAAACCAG ACTTCTGCTTCCTTCCTGACGAGCGTGGCTCGTGCTCCGGCGATGAAGTTAAATGGTTCTACGACAGCAGGGAGGGTGTCTGCAAGCAGTTCAGATATGGCGGTTGCCAGAGCAATGGGAACAACTTCAACTCGAGGGAGGAATGCGAGTATCGGTGTGGCGACGTTCAAG ATCCTTGCACCCTGCCCAAAGTCATCGGCCCTTGCAATGGCGTCGACAGTCAGTACTACTACGATCACCGTACGGATTCCTGCTACGACTTCGAGTACAGTGGGTGCCAAGGTAACAAGAACCGCTTCCAGGACAGAGAATCCTGCGAGAAGAAGTGCAAGCAGAAAGCCTCCGCAACGGAAGCTGCTCCGAATGTCACCGTCACAATGCCGCCCCCAGTCGAGGGTGTCTCGAAGAGTCCGATTTGTTACATGACTGTCAATTCTGGCTCTTGCAACGCTGACATCACTGCCTATTATTACGATCCACACAGCCAGATGTGTCAGGCGTTCCTCTATGGTGGCTGCGAAGGAAACGCGAATCGCTTCCAGACGGAGGAGCAGTGCGAACGTCTTTGTGGAAGGTTCCAGGGACAAG ATACTTGCAACCTGCCAGTGGAGCCTGGCGACTGTAGGGGCTCCTTCCAGAAATACTATTACGACTCGACTAGCCGTATCTGCCGCGAATTCGTGTACGGTGGATGCGAGGGCAACGCAAACAGATTCAGCACGATGGCCGAGTGCGAGTCGATTTGCATTCATCACGAGGAGCCTATGCCACCTGGAAACGACACCAGTATTTCGAATCTAT CGGTGTGCAAGGAACCGGTCGACAGCGGGTCCTGTACCTCCGGTTTCACGATCAAACGGTTCTACTTCGACGAGGAACAACAGACCTGTCGCGCGTTCATTTACACCGGATGCGGTGGCAATCGTAACAGATTCAAGACCTTCGAGTCTTGCATTAACACTTGCCTTGGGA CCACTAACGAGATCAACGTAGACGCCGGGAAAGACACAAAGGACCCTTGCGCGGAAGCTCGCGAGGAATGCAATACCGTTCGCTGCCCTTACGGCAAGGAGGCCTTCGTGGACTCCGAGGATTGCGAGCGATGCCGCTGCGTGGATCCTTGCAGGGCACAGATTTGCCCCGACGGCAACAGATGTGCTATCACCTTGGTCGCCACCAAGGATGGCACCGAGTACAAGGGTGTCTGCAGATCAA TCACGAAATCAGGTCGCTGTCCAAGGGTGTCGAACAGTACTGGATGCGAACAAGAGTGCATCACGGATGCAGATTGCACTGGGGAAATGAAGTGTTGCAACAATGGTTGCGGAACTTCTTGTCTGGAACCAGCTGCTGAGGAGGTTCCAACGACCTCGCCAAGGCCATTGGCCACTTCTCCCCCGGTTGGGGCAGAAGCTGCCGCCATTCAGGAACCCGAAGAGCCACGGGTCAGCGCTCAGGAGGGTGGTTACGTGACGCTGAAGTGCGTGGCCACCGGAAATCCCAGACCGACCATCACGTGGAGGAAGGACACGACATTG ATCGGTTTCGCAGAGAACAGACGGCGCATACAGCTCGATGGATCCCTCCAGATCATCAGCCTGTACAAATACGACGGTGGAACTTACGTCTGCACCGCTGACAATGGTCTAGGGCCACCGGTAAGAGCGGAATACCAATTGGTGGTCACAG AGCCGCAAGAACTGGCTGCCACCATAATCGGGGAGCAAAGCGCGCAGTTGACGGTCACCATGAACTCGCCCATAGCCCTGCATTGCTACGCAATGGGCTGGCCGCGACCCTTCGTCACCTGGTGGCGAGGTGATCGTATGTTGCCGTTGTCCTCGGAGACCTATGAGCAGGACTCCGATTACACTCTCGTGATTCGATCGGTGACACTGCCCACCCTCGGTGTCTACACTTGTCAAGCCTTCAACGCGATCGGCAGGGCGGCATCCTGGTCGGTCACCCTGCAAGCTGTTGGCCCCGTTTACAATATCAGACCCGAGTACCAGCAGTACACCAAATACCTGGTCCAACCACCTAGGAAACCCACCGTAGAGAGACCACAGTATCCTTACAGACCCAATCGAACGCAGACTCCCGACTATCAAACCTACGCGCCCGTCCATTCCTCTAGACAGCCCCATATTCCCACGGTTAGTCCTCTTGGAGGAAGCACTAGCTTGGAGCCTGGTCACTCTAGGTACAGAG TTCCTGTCAATGTCAGCATATCGGTAGGGCAGAATCAGTTCCCTGAAGGAAGCGACGTCAGTATTGCCTGCAACGTCGACGGCTATCCCATTCCCCGAGTGTCGTGGTACAAGGATGAAGACTTGATTCAGCCCAGCAATCGAATTCAGGTTACTG AAGTGAACAGACTCGTGATCAGCGACGCGAACCGAGAGGATTCTGGTCGATATCGTTGCGAGGCCAACAACGATTACTCGTCGGCTTTCGACAGCGTGGAGATACAAGTTGCTG GAATCTTCATCCACCCGAACTGCCAGGACAACACGTTCTTCGCCAAGTGCGACCTGATCGTGAAGGCCAGATACTGCAAGCACAAGTACTACGCGAAATTCTGTTGCCGCTCGTGCACGGAAGCCGGCCAGCTGCCCTCCAGGGGACCGCACCTGAACAACGTGAGAAGGAGGCGGAGGCACATCCTGAAGAGTCTCGTCTAA